In one window of Branchiostoma lanceolatum isolate klBraLanc5 chromosome 15, klBraLanc5.hap2, whole genome shotgun sequence DNA:
- the LOC136449324 gene encoding tripartite motif-containing protein 2-like, translating to MIVSNLANNPGSIMASKMQGSADFDERFLTCPVCLLHFRDPRVLPCLHTFCRECLQEWATKQQPLECPTCRTQVSLPDQGVDGLKINFYVNNLLDFAAVKKGAGPGVPCQVCEGREEGARSWCVQCAVLLCESCANTHRRFPAMKGHQIVTQENLEASGGVPSSFQRKAFCPKHEDQALTFYCEPCRTLVCVACTVVDHPRGDRHNPVEIGAVSERKKRDLQELLGKVQPRTEEVQVALNDVDAEISELPTSADAAIEQAATYFDQLVALLQNRKEEVVKEIDSRHREVGKCLETQKEAIEFELAGLTSASEFCKQAMEHGSDVHVIEVEGQARQRVEELLTAPADLTGRPSQVVFSEGTAVAEFGDDVARAGRVQVKVKVDVSKCSVEIKPAVVGVSSVSLLSTVDKNGQLCSELKDDVTATLTDRWGKVVPTQLQKGRGFWEISYKPKVEGSHRLEVNVNGQSVAGSPYDVRVQRSHDPVLTIGREGHGEGELDRPIDVAVDMDGNIAVLEHRNSWVQIFDAKTGQSLRCFPVDGVNQYGIGIDSNGQFVVTSGNSFFGDTPAIRVYSQKGKLTKTLKPDCLRVPCGVAVLQDGRMVVADGAQKSCLLLQPDGSLIREIGKGQLQSPWFIAVDQSRDLFFVTDYGADQVFVFDLEGNLKFKFGKQGENEGDFFGPTGVTLDPAGNIIVLNCENGRLQVFGTDGTYLRTVAVVRGDPEGIALIPDGHIAVACRLGHCIEICNYQ from the coding sequence ATGATAGTTTCCAACCTTGCAAACAACCCCGGGAGCATTATGGCGAGTAAAATGCAAGGATCGGCCGACTTTGACGAGCGGTTCCTGACGTGCCCAGTCTGTTTGCTGCACTTCCGGGACCCCAGAGTCCTGCCATGTCTGCACACATTTTGTAGGGAGTGTCTGCAAGAATGGGCCACCAAACAACAGCCGCTGGAGTGTCCAACCTGCCGCACACAGGTCAGTCTACCAGACCAAGGCGTGGACGGACTCAAGATCAACTTCTACGTCAACAACCTGCTAGACTTCGCGGCCGTGAAGAAAGGGGCGGGACCAGGTGTGCCGTGCCAGGTGTGCGAGGGGAGGGAGGAAGGGGCGCGGTCATGGTGCGTACAGTGTGCCGTTCTGCTTTGTGAGTCATGTGCAAACACACATCGCCGGTTTCCAGCCATGAAAGGGCATCAGATCGTGACCCAAGAGAACCTGGAGGCGTCTGGAGGTGTGCCCAGCAGCTTTCAGCGCAAAGCCTTCTGCCCAAAGCACGAAGACCAAGCCTTAACGTTCTACTGTGAACCTTGTCGGACTTTGGTCTGTGTCGCCTGTACGGTTGTCGATCATCCACGGGGCGATAGACACAATCCTGTGGAAATCGGCGCCGTATCTGAGAGGAAGAAACGAGACCTTCAAGAACTGTTGGGGAAAGTCCAGCCTCGGACAGAAGAGGTCCAAGTCGCGCTTAACGACGTCGACGCGGAAATATCGGAGTTGCCAACATCGGCAGACGCAGCGATTGAACAGGCCGCAACCTACTTTGATCAACTGGTGGCTTTGCTTCAAAACAGAAAGGAAGAAGTCGTCAAAGAAATAGACTCGCGTCACCGTGAGGTTGGAAAGTGTCTGGAAACCCAGAAAGAAGCGATAGAGTTTGAGCTGGCCGGACTGACGAGCGCGTCCGAGTTCTGTAAACAAGCCATGGAACACGGAAGTGACGTGCACGTCATCGAGGTCGAGGGTCAAGCACGACAGAGGGTGGAAGAGCTGCTGACAGCTCCAGCCGACCTGACAGGCCGACCGAGTCAAGTCGTGTTCTCGGAGGGGACGGCTGTGGCGGAGTTCGGAGATGACGTGGCCAGGGCAGGGCGTGTACAAGTCAAGGTAAAGGTGGACGTCTCCAAGTGTTCAGTTGAAATCAAACCTGCAGTTGTAGGAGTATCAAGTGTCTCTCTCCTTAGCACAGTTGACAAAAACGGGCAACTTTGCTCAGAGCTGAAAGATGACGTCACAGCCACTTTGACTGACCGCTGGGGCAAGGTGGTACCAACACAGCTGCAGAAGGGCAGGGGATTCTGGGAAATCTCCTACAAACCAAAGGTCGAGGGCAGCCATAGGTTAGAGGTCAACGTGAACGGCCAGTCCGTGGCGGGAAGTCCGTATGACGTCAGAGTGCAAAGAAGCCACGATCCAGTCTTAACCATTGGAAGAGAAGGACATGGGGAGGGAGAACTTGATAGGCCAATAGATGTAGCAGTGGACATGGACGGTAACATTGCAGTGTTGGAGCACAGGAACAGCTGGGTTCAGATATTCGATGCCAAGACTGGTCAGTCGCTTCGGTGTTTCCCGGTGGATGGTGTGAATCAGTACGGCATTGGCATTGACTCCAATGGACAGTTTGTTGTGACGTCGGGAAACTCATTTTTCGGTGACACTCCAGCAATCCGTGTTTACTCACAGAAAGGAAAACTTACGAAGACCCTAAAACCTGACTGTTTACGAGTTCCGTGTGGAGTTGCAGTTCTGCAGGACGGCCGCATGGTGGTGGCGGATGGCGCACAGAAGTCGTGTCTCCTCCTGCAGCCTGACGGGAGCCTCATCCGGGAGATCGGCAAGGGGCAGTTACAGAGCCCATGGTTCATAGCGGTCGACCAGTCACGTGATCTGTTCTTTGTCACTGATTACGGCGCTGATcaagtgtttgtgtttgacCTTGAGGGAAATCTGAAGTTCAAGTTTGGTAAACAGGGGGAGAATGAGGGAGATTTCTTTGGTCCGACTGGGGTCACATTAGACCCGGCAGGTAACATCATTGTACTGAACTGTGAAAACGGCCGTCTGCAGGTGTTCGGGACAGACGGGACGTACCTGAGAACTGTCGCCGTTGTGAGGGGAGACCCCGAGGGAATCGCGCTGATACCAGATGGCCACATAGCTGTAGCGTGTAGGCTGGGACATTGTATCGAGATTTGCAATTACCAGTAG